From the genome of Geobacter sp. SVR, one region includes:
- a CDS encoding metallophosphoesterase — protein MSLFLISFLGLYGGLHAYILISLRTAFRLSQGVTVLLAGLMLLMVAAPILVRLAEHHGHDRLATTLAWPAYLWMGVLFLLGAALLTLDILRLTASGFTSLFNLPFPVLLSPRCTCEIALLTAISATIYGFFEARAIRTEYLSVPSAKIPAGVNRIRIVQISDVHLGLITREARLERILAAVRAAGPDILVSTGDLVDGRLSLREGDTADSRMERMLADIKAPRGKFAVSGNHEFYAGPEHALAFTRSAGFRLLQGGSYAVAPYLSITGVDDPAGPAGKEALAASEQGLLRQTPPHSFKILLKHRPLVHPASDGLFDLQLSGHTHQGQIFPFNLLVRLHYPQTSGTARTKAGSLLHVSRGSGTWGPPIRFLAPPEVTVIDLVPAGK, from the coding sequence ATGTCCCTCTTCCTGATCTCTTTTTTGGGCCTTTACGGCGGCCTGCACGCCTACATCCTGATCAGCCTGCGTACTGCCTTCCGGCTGTCGCAGGGGGTAACCGTCCTTCTGGCCGGACTGATGCTCCTGATGGTCGCAGCCCCGATACTGGTCAGGCTGGCCGAGCATCACGGCCATGACCGCCTGGCCACGACTTTGGCCTGGCCCGCCTATCTCTGGATGGGCGTCCTGTTCCTGTTGGGTGCGGCCCTGCTGACCCTGGACATCCTTCGCCTCACCGCATCCGGATTCACCAGCCTCTTCAACCTCCCCTTCCCTGTTCTGCTTTCTCCCCGCTGCACCTGCGAAATTGCGCTGCTGACCGCTATCAGCGCCACGATCTACGGGTTCTTCGAAGCGCGGGCAATCCGCACGGAGTATCTCTCCGTCCCCTCTGCCAAGATCCCGGCCGGTGTAAACCGGATCAGAATCGTGCAGATATCCGATGTTCACCTGGGGCTGATCACACGCGAAGCACGACTGGAGCGCATTCTGGCTGCGGTCAGGGCTGCCGGACCGGACATCCTGGTATCCACCGGCGACCTGGTGGATGGCAGACTTTCTCTCAGAGAGGGGGACACCGCCGACAGCAGAATGGAGCGTATGCTGGCAGATATAAAGGCGCCACGCGGAAAATTCGCTGTGTCCGGCAACCATGAATTTTATGCCGGACCCGAGCATGCGCTGGCGTTCACCCGTTCAGCGGGATTCAGGTTGCTGCAGGGGGGATCATATGCGGTCGCACCGTACCTCTCAATAACCGGGGTCGACGATCCTGCCGGCCCCGCGGGCAAGGAAGCGTTGGCTGCTTCTGAACAGGGACTATTGCGGCAGACGCCTCCCCATTCTTTCAAGATCCTGCTCAAGCACCGTCCGCTGGTGCATCCTGCCAGCGACGGTTTGTTCGACCTTCAGCTTTCGGGACACACCCACCAGGGACAGATATTTCCTTTCAACCTGCTGGTACGGCTCCACTACCCCCAGACGAGCGGCACGGCGAGAACCAAAGCCGGCTCTCTGCTGCACGTCAGCCGGGGCAGCGGCACCTGGGGTCCTCCCATACGCTTCCTGGCCCCGCCGGAGGTTACTGTCATCGATCTCGTGCCGGCAGGAAAATAA
- a CDS encoding ribonuclease HII — translation MTQPELFASPPFDILTFEQQAQRRGYRAIAGIDEAGRGPLAGPVVAAAVILPEGLRLAEVDDSKKLTPETRERLFDLVMEQASAVGIGIVGPEVIDRINILQATRQAMLEAVTQLSPIPDFLLIDGISTIEAPIPQKTVKKGDSLSLSIAAASIIAKVTRDRLMCELDLHYPGYGFSAHKGYGCASHLEAIRQLGPCIVHRLTFGGVREHVPCPSS, via the coding sequence ATGACACAGCCTGAACTGTTCGCCTCGCCCCCCTTTGATATCCTGACCTTCGAACAGCAGGCCCAACGCCGTGGATACAGGGCGATTGCCGGTATCGACGAGGCCGGCCGCGGCCCCTTGGCCGGCCCTGTGGTAGCGGCTGCCGTCATCCTGCCGGAGGGACTGCGCCTGGCCGAGGTTGACGACTCCAAAAAGCTGACCCCTGAGACACGGGAACGCCTGTTCGACCTGGTCATGGAGCAGGCCTCGGCGGTCGGCATCGGCATCGTCGGGCCCGAGGTGATCGACCGGATCAATATCCTGCAGGCCACACGGCAGGCCATGCTGGAGGCGGTCACGCAGCTTTCCCCCATTCCCGATTTCCTGCTGATCGACGGCATCAGCACCATTGAAGCCCCCATCCCCCAGAAGACCGTCAAAAAGGGGGATTCCCTCAGCCTTTCGATCGCCGCCGCCTCGATCATTGCCAAGGTTACCCGCGACCGCCTGATGTGCGAACTGGATCTGCACTATCCGGGATACGGATTTTCCGCACACAAGGGCTATGGCTGCGCCTCTCATCTGGAGGCCATCCGGCAACTGGGGCCCTGTATTGTCCACCGCCTGACCTTCGGTGGTGTCCGCGAGCATGTGCCATGTCCCTCTTCCTGA
- the rplS gene encoding 50S ribosomal protein L19, translating into MNTIDFLEFEQMKKNIPAFKVGDTVKVQVAIVEGDKRRLQAYQGVVIARQNGGIRESFTVRKISNGIGVERVFPIHSPSIEAVEVVTRGHVRRAKLYYLRKLRGKAARIREKKYVAGA; encoded by the coding sequence ATGAACACCATCGATTTTCTTGAATTCGAGCAGATGAAGAAGAACATCCCGGCTTTTAAAGTAGGGGATACCGTCAAGGTGCAGGTGGCCATCGTCGAAGGGGACAAGCGTCGCCTCCAGGCGTATCAGGGTGTGGTGATCGCCCGTCAGAACGGGGGCATCCGCGAGTCGTTCACGGTTCGCAAGATCTCCAACGGCATCGGCGTGGAGAGGGTCTTCCCGATTCACTCACCCTCCATCGAAGCCGTCGAAGTCGTCACCCGCGGTCATGTCCGCCGCGCCAAGCTGTACTACCTGCGCAAGCTGCGCGGCAAGGCAGCCAGGATCCGCGAAAAGAAATACGTGGCCGGTGCGTAA
- a CDS encoding RNA methyltransferase, producing MTPPSVNLAIALLHYPVYNKHGETVTTALTNLDLHDIARASKTFGLDRFYIVTPSADQRTLAQRIAGHWQEGWGADYNKDRKAALDIVRICDKLKTAVAEFQSGFSAPVRTIITGATQRSGSIGFDQLRQMLQTDLGQPYLLLLGTGWGLTEECFASADHILAPIAGAGTYNHLSVRSAAAIMLDRLRGTR from the coding sequence ATGACACCACCTTCGGTTAATCTGGCCATCGCGCTTCTGCACTACCCGGTCTACAACAAGCATGGCGAGACCGTGACGACCGCGCTGACGAACCTCGATCTGCATGACATCGCCCGCGCATCGAAAACGTTCGGCCTGGACCGCTTCTATATCGTGACACCCTCCGCCGATCAGCGTACCTTGGCCCAGCGCATCGCCGGGCACTGGCAGGAGGGTTGGGGCGCCGACTATAACAAGGACCGCAAGGCAGCGCTCGATATCGTCAGAATCTGCGATAAGCTCAAGACAGCCGTTGCAGAATTCCAAAGCGGCTTTTCGGCACCGGTCAGAACGATAATCACCGGTGCAACGCAACGCTCCGGCAGCATCGGTTTCGACCAGTTGCGCCAGATGCTGCAGACTGACCTCGGGCAGCCCTACCTGCTGCTCCTCGGCACCGGCTGGGGTCTCACGGAAGAGTGCTTTGCGTCAGCGGACCACATCCTGGCACCCATTGCCGGGGCAGGCACATATAATCACCTCTCGGTGCGTTCGGCAGCTGCCATCATGCTCGACCGTCTGAGGGGAACGCGGTAG
- the trmD gene encoding tRNA (guanosine(37)-N1)-methyltransferase TrmD, translating into MKFDILTLFPEMFVGPFDASIIKRGRDKQLIDIALHNIRDYATDKHQVTDDTPYGGGAGMVMKVEPMAACIEAVKTLQPASRVVMTSPQGRRLTHAVASELAVLPGLIIICGRYEGIDERIRELYIEEDISLGDFVLSGGEIAAMTIVDAVTRLIPGVLGSEESALTDSFCDGLLEYPQYTRPTDFRGLKVPEILLSGNHALIRKWRRRESLRRTRALRPDLLAGFELNKEDRKLLAELEREDDTTFG; encoded by the coding sequence ATGAAGTTCGATATACTGACGCTTTTCCCCGAGATGTTCGTCGGACCTTTCGACGCGAGCATCATCAAGCGGGGCAGAGACAAGCAGCTCATTGACATAGCACTGCACAACATCCGTGACTATGCCACGGACAAGCACCAGGTCACCGACGACACTCCCTACGGCGGCGGCGCCGGAATGGTGATGAAGGTCGAGCCGATGGCTGCCTGCATCGAAGCGGTCAAGACGCTGCAGCCCGCTTCCCGGGTAGTCATGACCTCCCCCCAGGGACGGCGCCTCACTCATGCGGTCGCATCGGAACTGGCGGTCCTGCCGGGCCTGATCATCATCTGCGGCCGGTATGAGGGGATCGACGAAAGGATACGCGAGCTGTACATCGAGGAGGATATCTCGCTCGGTGATTTCGTTCTGTCCGGGGGGGAAATTGCTGCCATGACCATCGTGGATGCGGTCACCAGACTGATCCCCGGGGTACTCGGCAGCGAAGAATCGGCACTGACCGACTCCTTTTGCGACGGATTGCTGGAGTATCCCCAGTATACCCGTCCGACCGATTTTCGCGGGCTCAAGGTGCCGGAGATTCTGCTTTCCGGTAATCATGCGCTGATCAGGAAGTGGCGGCGGCGCGAATCTCTGCGCAGGACGCGAGCCTTGCGCCCCGACCTGCTGGCAGGCTTTGAACTGAACAAGGAAGACCGGAAGCTGCTGGCCGAACTGGAGAGGGAAGATGACACCACCTTCGGTTAA
- the rimM gene encoding ribosome maturation factor RimM (Essential for efficient processing of 16S rRNA): MPAPDTLVPVGKIIGTHGIRGLLKVFSFSGNMESLNAAGTITLKSSDGSLQKHAVASLVAHGGKFLIGLKGFENINQVLHLVGSEICLLRSQLPETEEDEYYWCDLIGLSVATVDGIELGTISDIFESGASDIYVVTGKDREYLIPAIADVISSVDLADGRMLITPLEGLLDL; this comes from the coding sequence ATGCCTGCTCCTGACACGCTGGTCCCCGTGGGGAAAATTATCGGAACCCACGGTATCAGGGGGCTGCTCAAGGTTTTTTCTTTTTCCGGTAACATGGAAAGCCTTAACGCAGCCGGCACGATAACGCTGAAGTCGTCGGATGGTTCGTTGCAGAAGCACGCTGTTGCAAGTCTGGTTGCCCATGGCGGAAAGTTCCTGATCGGACTGAAGGGATTCGAGAACATCAACCAGGTTCTCCATCTGGTAGGGAGTGAAATCTGCCTCCTGCGGAGCCAGTTGCCTGAAACGGAAGAGGACGAGTATTACTGGTGCGACCTGATCGGCCTTTCCGTCGCCACGGTGGATGGAATCGAACTCGGCACCATCAGTGACATTTTCGAGTCGGGCGCCAGCGACATATATGTGGTCACCGGCAAGGATCGGGAATATCTGATACCTGCCATCGCCGACGTTATCAGCAGCGTCGACCTGGCCGACGGCAGAATGCTGATCACCCCACTGGAAGGCCTGCTGGACCTATGA
- a CDS encoding KH domain-containing protein: protein MKALVETIAKSLVDDPAQVQAAEEMEEDTLVIKLTVAKEDMGRIIGKEGRTAKAIRTILNAVSTKDNKKAILKIVE from the coding sequence ATGAAAGCACTTGTTGAAACCATTGCCAAGTCACTCGTCGATGATCCCGCACAGGTCCAAGCTGCAGAAGAGATGGAAGAGGATACGCTGGTCATAAAATTGACCGTGGCAAAAGAAGACATGGGACGCATCATCGGCAAGGAAGGACGTACGGCCAAGGCTATCCGTACCATCCTCAATGCGGTTTCCACCAAGGACAACAAAAAAGCCATCCTCAAGATCGTGGAATAA
- the rpsP gene encoding 30S ribosomal protein S16 codes for MATKIRLARAGAKKRPFYQVVVADERSRRDGRFIENMGTYDPTKNPAVFKLNEEKILSWLGKGAQPTDTVRQLLKKAGILDKAAA; via the coding sequence ATGGCAACAAAGATCAGGCTTGCACGCGCAGGCGCAAAAAAGAGACCCTTCTACCAGGTGGTAGTCGCCGACGAGCGTAGCCGCAGGGATGGACGTTTCATCGAAAACATGGGCACCTATGATCCCACCAAGAATCCCGCTGTTTTCAAACTGAACGAAGAAAAAATCCTGTCCTGGCTCGGCAAGGGCGCGCAGCCGACCGACACTGTCCGTCAGCTTCTCAAAAAAGCCGGCATTTTGGACAAGGCGGCAGCCTGA
- the ffh gene encoding signal recognition particle protein yields the protein MFDSLSEKLESAFKKLRGQGVMTEENIKEGLREVRLALLEADVNFKVVKDFIEAVRTKAVGTEVLQSLSPGQQVVRIVHDELIAVMGGHEDNSLNLAAKPPVAIMMVGLQGAGKTTTCGKLGRHIKGLKRRPLLVPADVYRPAAIEQLKTVGRQLSLEVFDSSADQKPLDICTAAMRFAELNGYDTVILDTAGRHQIDDFLMNELAEIQGAVQPLEILFVADAMTGQEAVNVASGFNDRLGITGVVLSKLDGDAKGGAALSIKAVTGKPVKFVGLGEKLDALEIFHADRLVSRILGMGDVLSLVEKAQSVFDEKEAARLQQKLKKNQFDLEDFLAQLQQIKKMGSIESILGMIPGMGKMMKQMQGAQPSEKELKRIEAIIRSMTPGERANHHIINGSRRLRIAKGSGTTVQEINQLLKRFTEAQKVMKQLQKLGPKGLLKGMGGLGKGMLPFG from the coding sequence ATGTTTGATAGCCTGTCTGAAAAACTGGAATCTGCTTTTAAAAAACTCCGCGGCCAAGGGGTAATGACCGAGGAGAATATCAAGGAAGGGCTGCGTGAAGTGCGCTTGGCACTCCTTGAGGCAGATGTCAATTTCAAGGTGGTCAAGGATTTCATTGAGGCGGTCCGGACCAAGGCGGTCGGCACCGAGGTGCTGCAGAGTCTGTCCCCCGGCCAGCAGGTCGTCAGGATCGTCCATGACGAGCTGATTGCCGTGATGGGCGGACACGAGGACAACAGCCTCAATCTGGCGGCAAAGCCGCCGGTCGCCATCATGATGGTCGGCCTGCAGGGGGCCGGAAAAACCACCACCTGCGGCAAGCTCGGCCGACACATCAAAGGGCTGAAGCGGCGTCCCCTGCTGGTGCCGGCGGACGTATACCGTCCCGCTGCCATAGAGCAGCTCAAAACTGTCGGCAGACAGCTCAGCCTCGAAGTATTCGACTCTTCGGCCGACCAGAAGCCGCTCGACATCTGTACCGCTGCCATGCGGTTCGCCGAACTGAACGGCTACGACACCGTCATCCTTGATACTGCCGGTCGTCATCAGATCGACGATTTTCTGATGAACGAACTGGCCGAGATCCAGGGCGCGGTTCAGCCGTTGGAAATCCTGTTCGTGGCGGATGCCATGACCGGGCAGGAAGCGGTCAACGTTGCCAGCGGCTTCAACGATCGCCTCGGCATCACCGGCGTGGTTCTCTCCAAACTTGACGGCGACGCCAAAGGGGGCGCAGCCCTCTCGATCAAGGCCGTTACCGGCAAGCCGGTCAAATTTGTGGGTCTGGGCGAAAAGCTGGACGCGCTGGAGATCTTCCACGCCGACCGGCTTGTCTCGCGCATTCTGGGAATGGGTGACGTACTCTCCCTGGTGGAAAAGGCCCAGTCGGTCTTTGACGAGAAGGAAGCTGCCCGTCTTCAGCAGAAGCTCAAGAAGAACCAGTTCGACCTGGAAGATTTCCTCGCCCAGCTCCAGCAGATCAAGAAGATGGGATCGATTGAGTCGATTCTGGGCATGATCCCGGGCATGGGCAAGATGATGAAGCAGATGCAGGGGGCCCAGCCGAGCGAGAAGGAGCTGAAGCGGATCGAGGCCATTATCCGTTCGATGACGCCGGGCGAGCGGGCCAATCATCACATTATCAACGGCAGCCGCCGTCTGCGCATAGCCAAGGGAAGTGGTACAACGGTTCAGGAGATCAACCAGCTCCTCAAGCGCTTTACCGAGGCCCAGAAGGTCATGAAGCAATTGCAGAAACTCGGCCCCAAAGGCCTGCTCAAAGGAATGGGCGGACTGGGCAAGGGTATGCTGCCCTTTGGATAG
- the yedF gene encoding sulfurtransferase-like selenium metabolism protein YedF, whose product MNVIDCRGMSCPAPVIAVKRALEEQPELQVLLDDGAPFENVTRFARNRGFKVSERRLEDGWAVDLTAGDSAVPQGEKAGMQEDLVLLITSDRLGDGPEDLGRLLMKNFIHTLLETRSCPTRIFFMNTGVLLSTEGSDVFEALEKLRGMGVEVLSCGLCLDYFGLKEKPRVGETTNMLTTAENLLTAGRVVKL is encoded by the coding sequence ATGAATGTCATCGACTGCAGGGGCATGTCCTGCCCCGCGCCGGTAATCGCCGTCAAAAGGGCCCTGGAGGAGCAGCCCGAGCTGCAGGTGTTGCTGGACGACGGCGCACCATTTGAAAATGTAACACGTTTTGCCCGCAATCGCGGGTTCAAAGTTTCCGAACGGCGCCTGGAAGATGGCTGGGCAGTCGATTTGACGGCAGGCGACTCCGCTGTGCCGCAGGGGGAAAAAGCAGGCATGCAGGAGGATCTGGTGCTGCTGATCACCTCCGACCGCCTGGGAGACGGGCCGGAAGACCTGGGAAGACTGCTGATGAAGAATTTCATTCACACCCTGCTGGAAACCCGGTCCTGCCCCACCCGCATCTTTTTCATGAACACCGGCGTGTTGCTCAGCACCGAAGGGTCGGATGTGTTCGAAGCCTTGGAAAAACTGCGGGGAATGGGAGTGGAGGTTCTTTCCTGCGGCCTCTGTCTCGATTACTTCGGACTGAAGGAAAAACCGCGCGTCGGAGAGACCACCAACATGCTCACCACGGCCGAGAATCTGCTGACGGCCGGCCGGGTTGTAAAACTTTGA
- a CDS encoding DUF3343 domain-containing protein, whose product MEPLLSGIVETSVWFVNPLMARLETDAMENRLMVKEGNLLAVFNSAHRVMKAESLLKEHRLPMLLMPAPRQLQTDCGLAIRFEEEHRESIMHDLEREQLLPEFVARYQSTEYVVIWNAKDTSSKETTEI is encoded by the coding sequence ATGGAGCCACTCCTTTCAGGCATAGTAGAAACAAGCGTCTGGTTTGTCAATCCGCTTATGGCGCGCCTGGAGACCGATGCCATGGAGAATCGACTGATGGTGAAAGAAGGAAATTTGCTGGCGGTATTCAATTCGGCCCACCGCGTGATGAAGGCCGAGTCGCTCCTCAAGGAGCACCGTCTGCCGATGCTGCTTATGCCGGCCCCCCGCCAGCTTCAGACCGACTGCGGGCTTGCCATCCGGTTCGAAGAGGAACACAGGGAGTCGATCATGCACGACCTGGAGCGTGAACAGCTCCTGCCGGAATTCGTTGCCCGGTATCAATCGACGGAATACGTCGTCATCTGGAATGCGAAGGACACTTCTTCGAAGGAGACTACCGAAATATGA
- a CDS encoding DUF721 domain-containing protein: MAKRSRMRHPRLLSDLLEDGLKELGIAGRLREAAIWRIWPEVVGPAVASRAQPLRIIDGALTVAVSSGPWMQELSFLKEMIKQKLNARLGGEVVRDILLRSGKVAQPVVSAEESAPLKNKLTEHQLQMIEEQAATISDAETRRAFAELMKSSLELKR; encoded by the coding sequence ATGGCTAAGCGATCTCGAATGCGCCATCCCCGGCTTTTGTCGGACCTTCTAGAGGATGGCCTGAAGGAGCTGGGAATTGCCGGACGCCTGCGTGAAGCTGCCATCTGGCGGATCTGGCCTGAAGTGGTCGGCCCGGCGGTCGCTTCCCGCGCACAACCTTTGCGCATCATCGATGGTGCCCTCACCGTCGCTGTTTCCAGCGGTCCCTGGATGCAGGAGCTCTCTTTCCTGAAGGAGATGATAAAGCAGAAACTGAACGCCAGGCTGGGGGGAGAGGTTGTCAGGGATATCCTCCTCCGGTCAGGAAAGGTGGCTCAACCGGTCGTCTCCGCCGAAGAATCCGCACCGCTGAAGAATAAACTGACCGAGCATCAGTTGCAGATGATTGAAGAACAGGCTGCCACAATTTCCGATGCCGAAACCCGGCGTGCCTTTGCCGAGTTGATGAAGTCCAGTCTCGAACTGAAGCGGTGA
- the ettA gene encoding energy-dependent translational throttle protein EttA, whose product MAIEPNKIIYSMMRVSKFYDKKPIIKDISLSYFYGAKIGVLGLNGSGKSSLLRIMAGVDKDFNGQAVLSAGYTVGYLEQEPQLDETKTVRQIVEEGVQETVDLLAEFNAITDKFSEPDADFEKLCERQAELQEKLDHLDAWDLDSRLEMAMDALRCPEGDTPVKVLSGGEKRRVALCRLLLRKPDILLLDEPTNHLDAETVAWLEHHLHGYPGTVIAVTHDRYFLDNVAGWILELDRGEGIPWKGNYSSWLEQKQNRLAVEEKQESDRQRTLQRELEWIRMSPKGRHAKSQARISAYEELAAETGEKRARELEIFIPAGPRLGDIVIEADNVAKGFGDRLLFEGMNFRLPRGGIVGIIGPNGAGKTTLFRMITGQDQPDSGSFRIGDTVQLAYVDQSRDALDPDRNIWEEISEGQDMVQLGKVAVNSRAYVSRFNFSGSDQQKKVGLLSGGERNRVHLAKILKSGANVILLDEPTNDLDVNTMRALEEALESFGGCAVVISHDRWFLDRIATHILAFEGESRVTWFEGNYSEYEEDRKKRLGAAAEIPHRIKYRQLTRS is encoded by the coding sequence GTGGCAATCGAACCGAACAAAATCATCTATTCCATGATGCGGGTCAGCAAATTTTACGATAAAAAACCGATCATCAAGGATATCTCCCTCTCCTACTTCTATGGCGCCAAGATCGGCGTGCTCGGCCTGAACGGTTCCGGCAAGAGTTCGCTGCTGAGAATCATGGCAGGGGTGGACAAGGATTTCAACGGCCAGGCAGTGCTCTCGGCCGGCTACACCGTCGGGTACCTGGAGCAGGAACCGCAGCTGGATGAAACCAAGACGGTGCGCCAGATCGTGGAGGAAGGGGTCCAGGAAACAGTCGATCTTCTGGCTGAATTCAATGCCATTACCGACAAGTTCTCCGAACCGGACGCAGATTTCGAAAAGCTGTGCGAGCGCCAGGCCGAACTGCAGGAAAAGCTTGACCACCTGGATGCCTGGGACCTGGACAGCCGGCTGGAAATGGCCATGGATGCGCTGCGCTGCCCCGAAGGCGACACACCCGTGAAGGTGCTCTCCGGCGGCGAAAAGCGTCGTGTGGCCCTGTGCCGGCTGCTGCTCAGAAAACCGGACATCCTGCTCCTGGACGAACCGACCAACCATCTGGATGCGGAAACCGTGGCCTGGCTGGAGCATCACCTGCACGGCTACCCCGGTACGGTCATCGCGGTCACCCACGACCGCTATTTCCTGGACAATGTGGCGGGCTGGATTCTCGAACTGGACCGGGGCGAGGGAATTCCCTGGAAAGGGAATTATTCATCCTGGCTGGAACAGAAGCAGAACCGTCTGGCAGTGGAGGAAAAGCAGGAGAGCGACCGCCAGCGGACCCTGCAGCGCGAACTGGAGTGGATCAGGATGTCCCCCAAGGGACGCCATGCCAAATCGCAGGCCCGCATCAGCGCCTACGAGGAACTGGCAGCGGAAACCGGCGAGAAACGTGCACGGGAACTGGAGATCTTCATTCCGGCCGGGCCTCGTCTGGGGGATATCGTCATCGAGGCCGACAATGTCGCCAAGGGATTCGGTGACCGGCTCCTGTTCGAGGGGATGAACTTCCGGCTGCCGCGCGGGGGCATTGTGGGGATCATCGGCCCCAACGGTGCCGGCAAAACGACCCTCTTCCGCATGATCACCGGCCAGGACCAGCCCGACTCAGGCTCGTTCCGGATCGGCGACACCGTACAGCTGGCGTATGTGGATCAGAGCCGCGACGCCCTGGATCCGGACCGGAATATCTGGGAAGAGATCTCCGAAGGGCAGGACATGGTTCAACTGGGCAAGGTGGCGGTCAATTCCCGGGCCTATGTTTCGCGCTTCAACTTCTCCGGTTCCGATCAGCAGAAAAAGGTCGGCCTGCTTTCGGGGGGGGAACGCAACCGGGTTCATCTGGCCAAGATCCTCAAGAGCGGAGCCAACGTGATCCTGCTGGACGAACCGACCAACGATCTCGACGTCAATACCATGCGGGCACTGGAGGAGGCCCTGGAGAGCTTTGGCGGCTGCGCCGTGGTCATCAGCCACGACCGTTGGTTCCTGGACCGGATCGCCACGCATATCCTCGCTTTTGAAGGGGAGTCGCGGGTAACTTGGTTCGAAGGCAACTACTCCGAGTATGAAGAGGACAGAAAGAAGCGACTGGGAGCGGCAGCGGAAATCCCCCACCGCATCAAGTACCGCCAGCTGACAAGAAGCTGA
- a CDS encoding ferritin family protein, with translation MSIDVQEAVKRSIQTEKNAMNFYHMGALRMKDPDARRMFETLAREEREHAGHFYRIYRGSDIPSLDAFLDAPPDHQAAWMSSLERLIESDFNEKKALELAMEKEKNLEATLRETAAEIEDGEVRAVYELNARETHNHYLLIEAEYARIMGMVDESEMDTYVRE, from the coding sequence ATGAGCATCGATGTGCAGGAGGCTGTGAAACGTTCGATCCAGACCGAAAAGAATGCCATGAATTTCTATCACATGGGTGCCCTCCGCATGAAGGACCCGGATGCCCGCCGGATGTTCGAAACCCTGGCACGGGAGGAACGTGAACATGCCGGGCATTTTTACCGGATCTACCGCGGCAGCGACATTCCCTCCCTGGATGCCTTCCTGGATGCCCCGCCCGATCACCAGGCCGCCTGGATGTCTTCCCTGGAGCGTCTGATCGAATCCGATTTCAACGAGAAGAAGGCTCTGGAACTGGCCATGGAAAAGGAAAAGAATCTGGAAGCGACGCTGCGTGAAACCGCCGCGGAAATCGAAGACGGCGAAGTGCGCGCGGTGTATGAACTGAATGCCCGCGAAACACACAATCACTACCTGTTGATCGAAGCCGAATATGCCCGCATCATGGGCATGGTGGACGAGTCGGAGATGGATACCTACGTACGGGAGTAA